ATCACTTCCGAACGGAATATTGGTACCAGTATAGAACTTCAAATTCCTATTCATTAAACATGATAAAAGTAGCCATAACAGATGATCATCCACTTCTCTTAGAAGGATTGAAGAATATTTTAGGAAACAGCAGTACCATAGATGTGGTAGATTGTTTCAAAAATGTTTCAGAAATGAATGCAGGTCTTGCAAAACAAACCATTGATATTTTATTGCTGGACATCAATCTGGCAGATACCAACGGCATTGAACTCATAAAACCTTTAAAGAAAAAGTATAGCAATCTTCAGATTATTATTCTCAGTGTTCACAATGAACTGCCTGTCATTAATAGTTCTTTGGCTGAAGGTGCCTGTGGATACATTCAGAAGAATGCTTCAGTTTCTGAAATTCTGGAAGGGATTACCAGCGTGTATGAAGGGACTCAATTTTTATGTTCGCAAACTAAGTCTGTTTTGGAGAAAAAATCAACTGATGGGTTAAATCATGTACCCAAACTGACCCGAAGAGAAAAGGAAATTCTTGGGGAAGCTGCGAAAGGACTTACCACCAATCAAATGGCAGAAAAACTGTTTATCAGTCCGCATACCGTAGAAAGCCACAGAAAGAACCTTATTGAGAAATTCCAGACATCCAATCTTAGCTCAGCCATCAAATTAGCAATAGAATACGGCTTGATTATCGAATAAAATATTCATCTGCAAAAAAGGCCTGCTTACATCGTAAAAGCAGACCTTTTTCTTATATAATCAAATAATTGGTGTGTTTTTTAATCTTTGAATTTCAACGCAGCCTGAAACAGGTTTTTCTTTCCTATTAAATCATACTCGTCGTTATATTCCGGTTGATACATCAGGATGAATACCCGGTCGTTAAAATCTTTTAATGCGATGGGCTGGTCTATCATGATGTCATAAAACCTTGTAATGGTACGTGTGGCAGTCCATTGTTTTGCATTACCCTTTGGATTTTTATCAAACCTGTGATCTTTCGCATCTGTATAATACCAGTATGAAGGCGCAGAATCCATCAGAAACATTTCCTTGTCTTTGTTGTACAATTCCTCTGCCATGCCCGTATTCTGAAACCATGGAACCTCTTGTGTGCTTAAAAGTCCCAGGGCTCCGGCATAAATATCCTTATTCGTAGTGGCTCCCACTAGAAATCCTTCCAGATTGGCAGACGTAATTTCGAACTGGAAAGTTGATTTTTTCAGTTCATAAACATCATTTACAGGCTTAATAACTTTTCCATCCTGCTTGATCACTACTTTTAATGATTGTGCGAAAGCCATAAAACTTAATAAACAAAAAAGAATCGTCAAACTTAATTTTTTCATTGTATCTCTTTAAATAATTGCAGCAAAGATATTAGACTTTATTCCCTTATACACTGGCTGTTTTCAGGGGTTTTTTATCTTATTAATAGGTTAAAACAAATCCGCCTTTAACTGGATCTTTATATAAGCTGTTTTCTGCTTTTTACCATTTACCGCAGCAGAATTAAGTGGAAAAACTTCTGCATAAAAGGTATTGTTACCTGTCCAGAATGCCTTTTTATCATCAGCTATTTTGAAGTTGGTGAAATTCACGTATAAAAGATTGTCCTGTTTCTTGGTTTGCGGTAAATATTTAGCGATAATAA
The nucleotide sequence above comes from Chryseobacterium sp. 7. Encoded proteins:
- a CDS encoding response regulator transcription factor, which codes for MIKVAITDDHPLLLEGLKNILGNSSTIDVVDCFKNVSEMNAGLAKQTIDILLLDINLADTNGIELIKPLKKKYSNLQIIILSVHNELPVINSSLAEGACGYIQKNASVSEILEGITSVYEGTQFLCSQTKSVLEKKSTDGLNHVPKLTRREKEILGEAAKGLTTNQMAEKLFISPHTVESHRKNLIEKFQTSNLSSAIKLAIEYGLIIE